The following are encoded in a window of Brevibacillus ruminantium genomic DNA:
- the pduL gene encoding phosphate propanoyltransferase: protein MAVITETSLRALHKTGIPNPFLLEKGDKLTPAAADFLKGRGIEVKTSGEHLQPSVQEQPERYIPVGVSNRHVHLSPEDVETLFGPGYQLTPLRELSQPGQFACQETVTIVGPKGSLHGVRILGPARGVSQVEISRTDSFQLGVNAPVRMSGDLAGTPGLILVTAKGSRVLESGVIVAKRHVHMSVEEAAEYQVKDGDTLILQTTSERPIIYPDVVVRVNPRFSLDFHVDLDEGNAAHLKTGDRVQVIGKNGQLFTRQGR, encoded by the coding sequence ATGGCTGTGATTACAGAAACATCCTTGCGAGCCTTGCATAAGACAGGCATCCCCAACCCCTTTTTGCTGGAAAAGGGGGATAAATTAACCCCGGCCGCCGCCGATTTTTTAAAGGGAAGAGGGATCGAAGTGAAGACGTCAGGAGAACATCTGCAACCATCCGTTCAGGAACAGCCGGAGCGCTATATTCCGGTAGGAGTGTCCAACCGGCATGTTCATCTCTCGCCGGAGGATGTGGAGACACTCTTCGGTCCCGGCTACCAGTTGACCCCTCTTCGCGAGCTGTCCCAGCCCGGCCAGTTTGCCTGCCAGGAGACGGTGACCATAGTCGGTCCCAAAGGCTCCCTGCACGGAGTCCGGATTCTGGGACCGGCTCGGGGCGTCTCCCAGGTGGAAATTTCCCGGACAGACAGCTTTCAGCTGGGTGTGAACGCGCCGGTGCGAATGTCAGGTGATCTGGCAGGGACGCCCGGACTGATCCTGGTGACGGCAAAAGGATCGCGTGTGCTGGAATCCGGCGTGATCGTGGCCAAGCGGCATGTGCACATGTCTGTAGAGGAGGCAGCCGAATATCAGGTAAAGGACGGCGATACGCTGATCCTTCAGACGACCAGCGAGCGGCCAATTATCTATCCCGACGTGGTGGTGCGGGTGAATCCGCGCTTCTCTCTCGATTTTCACGTCGATTTGGATGAGGGAAATGCGGCCCATCTGAAAACGGGTGACCGGGTACAGGTCATAGGCAAAAACGGCCAGTTGTTTACCCGTCAAGGGAGGTAG
- a CDS encoding ethanolamine ammonia-lyase reactivating factor EutA — translation MDEQWIQSVGIDVGTSTTKMIVSRLRLGRMSSTFSLPRYQIVERQLLYASPVHTTPLRGWDEIDADGIGAIMQREYEQAQISLGEIKSGAVIITGETASKKNAQHILHLLAEKSGDFVVATAGADLEGVLAGKGAGAEKRSVAIQGRIANVDIGGGTANAALFYRGKAVATVTFHVGGRLVRLSEQGEVQYVSPHIQAWMQAKGVSIAAGEQLTNERLRDFSTQMARSMLDYLSGRERSLSGLLVLGAPLPEGMTPDELSISGGVGQLMASPEPKTIREACRYGDFGPMLAYALKREREAGNYPVNWIDPEQTVRATVIGAGMQSTEISGSTVHIKPELLPLRNVPILKLELTEKQLSDPQQLCGEIENIYALGQRLFEKTTGSPFALALSGISYCSYALLQTIAEKLSQQYKQKFAESRIMIVICETDMAKALGQALALRCQGLPEIICIDQVRVEYGDYIDLGEPVSGSIIPVIVKTLAFDEAPQKGG, via the coding sequence ATGGATGAACAATGGATCCAAAGCGTGGGAATAGACGTCGGGACGAGCACGACAAAGATGATCGTGAGTCGGCTCAGGCTGGGGAGGATGTCCAGTACATTTTCGCTTCCCCGCTATCAGATCGTGGAGCGCCAATTGCTGTACGCAAGCCCCGTTCACACCACTCCGCTGCGCGGCTGGGACGAGATTGACGCAGACGGAATCGGGGCGATCATGCAAAGAGAGTATGAGCAGGCGCAGATCAGCCTGGGCGAGATTAAATCGGGTGCGGTGATTATTACAGGAGAAACCGCAAGCAAAAAGAATGCCCAGCATATTCTGCACCTGTTGGCTGAAAAGTCCGGCGACTTTGTCGTCGCTACTGCCGGAGCCGATCTGGAAGGCGTGTTGGCAGGCAAAGGCGCAGGAGCAGAAAAACGCTCGGTCGCCATCCAGGGGAGGATTGCCAACGTCGACATCGGAGGCGGGACAGCCAACGCTGCTCTCTTTTACCGGGGCAAGGCTGTGGCCACCGTCACCTTTCATGTCGGCGGCCGTTTGGTTCGTCTGAGTGAACAGGGGGAGGTGCAGTATGTTTCCCCACATATTCAGGCGTGGATGCAGGCAAAGGGGGTATCAATCGCCGCGGGCGAGCAGCTCACCAATGAACGACTGCGTGATTTTTCCACGCAGATGGCCCGCAGCATGCTGGACTATCTCAGCGGCAGGGAACGGAGCTTGTCAGGACTTCTGGTGCTGGGAGCACCGCTGCCCGAGGGAATGACACCGGATGAGCTTTCCATCTCGGGCGGGGTCGGTCAGCTCATGGCATCACCCGAACCAAAGACCATCCGCGAGGCGTGCCGCTACGGTGACTTTGGGCCGATGCTGGCGTACGCCCTGAAGCGGGAGCGGGAGGCCGGAAATTACCCGGTGAACTGGATCGATCCGGAACAAACCGTGCGGGCCACTGTGATCGGGGCCGGCATGCAAAGTACGGAGATCAGCGGCTCCACTGTTCACATCAAGCCGGAGCTGCTGCCGCTTCGCAATGTGCCGATCTTGAAGCTGGAGCTTACGGAAAAGCAACTGTCTGATCCGCAGCAGCTTTGCGGTGAGATTGAAAATATATACGCTCTGGGACAGCGATTGTTTGAGAAGACGACAGGCAGTCCATTTGCCCTCGCTCTTTCAGGCATCAGCTATTGTTCTTACGCTTTGCTGCAGACCATCGCGGAGAAGCTGTCCCAGCAGTACAAACAGAAATTTGCGGAGAGTCGCATCATGATCGTCATTTGCGAGACGGATATGGCCAAAGCTCTCGGTCAGGCGCTGGCTCTGCGCTGCCAGGGCTTGCCGGAAATCATCTGCATCGATCAGGTTCGCGTCGAATACGGCGATTATATCGATCTGGGAGAGCCTGTTTCCGGGAGCATCATCCCGGTGATCGTCAAAACGCTGGCATTTGATGAAGCGCCGCAAAAAGGGGGGTAA
- a CDS encoding EutN/CcmL family microcompartment protein, translated as MFLGKVIGSVWATQKESGMENLKLMVVQPIDWRGLENGQTVIAADRIGAGIGEQVIVSRGTPARILFGSNSVPIDAAIVGIVDSFEVPGVSEEEG; from the coding sequence ATGTTTTTGGGAAAAGTGATTGGCAGCGTATGGGCCACCCAGAAAGAAAGCGGGATGGAAAATCTGAAGCTGATGGTGGTCCAGCCCATCGATTGGCGGGGACTGGAAAATGGCCAGACGGTGATTGCGGCGGACCGGATCGGAGCAGGGATCGGCGAGCAGGTGATCGTCTCCAGAGGAACACCAGCCCGGATTCTGTTTGGGTCCAACAGTGTGCCGATTGATGCCGCTATCGTTGGAATCGTGGATTCATTCGAGGTGCCGGGAGTAAGCGAGGAGGAGGGATAG
- a CDS encoding sensor histidine kinase, producing the protein MQTLQELCQSKTTLREEEIQILADLAGKLQIFSNLYQADMFIDCLTADRSSALVVAQASPQTAKSLYRGSVVGQLATAINEPAVMYCLTTGKSVIGSRGVSQEQVVMRQSVTPICNAQGETIGTLITEQDISKQVEQERSVELLKETTEHLSETLMQFAEPDMPISSLLHEGMILFDAQGQVTYANRRAVELLSSIGYPLPEKGESVERIFSWLLTPESFVRSGGFIQEELSRGKIFLLMKAVLVAHKPDDRGGIVLLRDISDIREKEKQLMIKSAVIKEIHHRVKNNLQTISSLLRLQMRRSQSAEIEKVYRESINRISSIAIIHEYLAQDGLEQIDFQDILTKIAKTIVSSMRRSEQDIQVSITGESVFLPSSKATSFALIVTELIQNCMIHGFRDRQQGNIIVSLVPKDDFVSLSVTDDGIGIDETEQFLKKGHLGLKIVDTLVKEDLEGSIHFRNSGNGTEVTILYPLHKGDEQDDTAENFAR; encoded by the coding sequence ATGCAAACCTTACAAGAGCTGTGTCAATCAAAAACCACATTGCGCGAGGAAGAGATTCAGATTTTGGCTGATTTGGCCGGCAAGCTGCAAATTTTTTCGAACCTGTATCAGGCGGATATGTTCATCGACTGTCTGACGGCAGACCGCAGCTCGGCACTGGTCGTAGCACAGGCTTCTCCCCAAACGGCCAAATCCCTGTACAGAGGCTCGGTCGTGGGACAACTGGCTACTGCGATCAACGAACCGGCTGTCATGTACTGTCTGACCACAGGCAAATCAGTGATTGGCTCCCGAGGCGTTTCCCAGGAGCAGGTCGTGATGCGGCAAAGCGTTACGCCGATCTGCAACGCGCAAGGGGAAACCATCGGCACGCTGATCACGGAGCAGGATATCTCCAAGCAAGTCGAGCAAGAGCGAAGTGTTGAACTGCTGAAGGAGACGACCGAGCATCTCAGTGAAACCCTGATGCAGTTTGCCGAACCAGACATGCCGATCTCGTCGCTGCTGCACGAAGGCATGATTCTGTTTGATGCACAGGGGCAGGTCACATACGCCAATCGCCGCGCGGTTGAGCTGTTATCGTCAATCGGGTATCCCCTCCCGGAAAAAGGGGAGAGTGTGGAGCGGATCTTTTCCTGGCTGCTCACACCGGAAAGCTTCGTTCGGAGCGGCGGCTTTATCCAGGAGGAGCTGTCGCGGGGCAAAATCTTTCTCCTGATGAAGGCGGTGCTGGTCGCGCACAAACCAGATGACAGAGGGGGGATTGTCCTTTTGCGAGACATCTCTGACATCCGGGAAAAGGAAAAGCAGCTGATGATCAAATCGGCGGTCATCAAAGAGATCCACCATCGAGTGAAAAACAATCTCCAAACCATCTCCAGTCTGCTGCGACTGCAAATGCGCCGCTCACAATCAGCAGAGATTGAAAAGGTATACCGGGAAAGCATCAACCGGATCAGCAGCATTGCGATTATTCATGAATATCTGGCCCAGGACGGGCTGGAGCAAATCGATTTTCAAGATATCTTAACCAAAATCGCGAAAACAATCGTCTCGTCGATGAGGCGTTCCGAGCAGGACATACAAGTAAGCATTACGGGGGAATCCGTGTTTTTGCCGTCCAGCAAGGCCACCTCTTTTGCCTTGATTGTGACGGAGCTGATTCAGAACTGCATGATTCATGGATTTCGGGATCGACAGCAAGGAAATATCATCGTATCGCTTGTTCCCAAGGACGATTTTGTCAGCCTGTCCGTAACCGATGACGGCATCGGCATCGATGAAACGGAACAATTCCTGAAAAAAGGCCATTTGGGGCTGAAAATCGTGGACACGCTGGTCAAGGAAGATCTGGAGGGAAGCATTCATTTCAGGAACTCGGGCAATGGAACAGAGGTGACGATTCTCTATCCGCTGCATAAGGGAGATGAACAGGATGACACAGCCGAAAATTTTGCTCGTTGA
- the eutM gene encoding ethanolamine utilization microcompartment protein EutM: MAGEMAALGMVETKGLVGAIEAADAMVKAANVKLIGKVHVGGGLVTVMVRGDVGAVKASTDAGAAAAEKVGELVSVHVIPRPHGDIELILPKLEG, encoded by the coding sequence ATGGCAGGAGAAATGGCAGCATTGGGCATGGTGGAAACAAAGGGTCTGGTGGGCGCAATTGAGGCGGCAGACGCGATGGTAAAGGCGGCCAATGTAAAACTGATCGGCAAGGTGCATGTCGGCGGAGGTCTGGTCACGGTGATGGTACGAGGGGATGTAGGAGCGGTCAAGGCTTCGACAGATGCTGGGGCAGCCGCGGCAGAAAAAGTCGGCGAGCTGGTTTCGGTTCACGTCATTCCGCGCCCGCACGGCGATATTGAACTGATTTTGCCAAAGCTCGAAGGGTAA
- a CDS encoding IclR family transcriptional regulator: protein MLKTLDNSLELLKYFTREKRQWGVRELAKEMNISHTAVYRMLATFERYGFIKKEAKTNKYELGYAFLEYASILRDNLDITQLIHPVMKKVVEETNESVFLTWLDGEEGICLDIAESRQPVKYALSVGSRTVLHAGASNKVIMAYLPSSTQAAILDRGLLPRTGHTVREKDKLLQQLSQIRQDGWAYSVGEYTDSVFGIAVPLFAQDRQVVASLTIAGPDYRMPREKVPGVLQVLQAAQQEIQSLLHRIL from the coding sequence ATGCTAAAAACACTGGATAACTCACTAGAATTGCTCAAATACTTTACCCGGGAAAAACGGCAATGGGGCGTTCGAGAACTGGCCAAGGAAATGAATATCAGTCATACCGCAGTATATCGGATGCTGGCCACATTTGAACGCTATGGATTTATCAAAAAAGAGGCAAAGACAAACAAGTACGAGCTAGGGTATGCCTTTTTGGAGTACGCCTCCATACTCAGGGACAATCTGGATATTACGCAGTTGATTCATCCGGTCATGAAAAAGGTTGTGGAAGAAACGAATGAATCCGTTTTTCTGACCTGGCTGGACGGTGAAGAAGGCATCTGTCTGGATATTGCGGAAAGCAGACAGCCTGTCAAATACGCGTTGTCCGTAGGCAGCAGGACCGTGCTGCACGCCGGTGCATCCAACAAAGTCATCATGGCGTATTTGCCATCGAGTACGCAGGCTGCCATTCTCGACAGAGGTCTGCTGCCGAGAACAGGGCACACGGTCCGGGAGAAGGACAAGCTGTTGCAACAGCTTTCCCAAATCAGGCAGGATGGCTGGGCGTATTCCGTAGGCGAGTATACGGACAGTGTTTTCGGGATTGCCGTCCCTTTATTTGCCCAAGACAGACAGGTGGTGGCGTCGTTGACCATTGCCGGTCCGGACTATCGAATGCCGAGAGAGAAAGTGCCGGGAGTGTTACAGGTGCTTCAGGCAGCCCAACAAGAGATTCAATCCTTATTGCACCGCATTCTGTAG
- the eutS gene encoding ethanolamine utilization microcompartment protein EutS: MEQERSRVIQEFVPGKQVTLAHVIANPDQMLYTKLGIAEAGAIGILTLTPTETAIIAADIATKAANVELGFLDRFTGSLIVVGDVSAVEMAVEAVNRVLHEKLRFTPALVTKS, from the coding sequence ATGGAACAGGAACGCTCTCGCGTCATCCAGGAGTTCGTGCCGGGAAAGCAGGTGACGCTGGCACATGTGATTGCCAACCCTGATCAGATGCTGTACACCAAGCTGGGAATCGCGGAAGCGGGGGCGATCGGGATTCTGACCCTCACTCCGACGGAGACAGCCATTATCGCCGCCGATATCGCCACCAAAGCGGCCAATGTAGAGCTGGGCTTTCTCGACCGCTTTACCGGATCATTGATCGTCGTGGGAGACGTCTCTGCGGTCGAAATGGCGGTGGAGGCAGTCAATCGCGTCTTGCATGAAAAACTGCGTTTTACACCGGCGCTGGTGACGAAGTCATGA
- a CDS encoding PucR family transcriptional regulator encodes MANDPLTVEQLMHLPAFQGAKIMAGIEGMKNEIYYVDSMEIPDLTGWLRPHELIITTGYALRDEPFLLSRLLEEMHRVGGSAIAIKTKRFLQEIPEEALRKSDLYRIPLIDIPAEIPYIDLTHSVMENILNRQLAVMRGVHEINQQFTHMVLNRRTPELVVLLGKLLHGEVAVLNTEGEVVNSTAHFTAERIADKRPIQVNNRAVGYVALTRIVDQQDRFGQMCLDQAVTVLAIEFTIRQSLQLQREREQESFLVELLSGTAGQEELLRYRAKQVGIPHVGQQYVMMIALSDPNLDQQKKEELLLTLLNKINQGEKPYRKGVLINDQLAVICATTQTDVAGQREEAKHYLENWIGGTMEQDVYKEWRCGLGCIHEKLEDLRLSYREAKRALQIGSLIHPAQSVVHFEDILVEDLLEQTRDHPSLVSLSRRFIVPLVAYDQEFGTELLATLESFLRTGGQTKKVGEELFIHRNSVLYRLERITEILGVNLHDAETRFRLDLVMRAWKLRGLASDAEGL; translated from the coding sequence GTGGCGAATGATCCGTTAACCGTCGAACAGTTAATGCATCTGCCCGCTTTTCAAGGCGCCAAAATCATGGCGGGGATCGAGGGCATGAAAAATGAAATCTATTACGTGGACAGCATGGAAATCCCCGATCTGACCGGATGGCTGCGTCCCCATGAGTTAATCATCACAACAGGCTATGCTCTGCGCGATGAGCCCTTTTTGCTCAGCCGTTTGCTGGAGGAGATGCACCGGGTCGGAGGATCGGCCATCGCGATCAAGACCAAACGCTTTCTGCAGGAGATTCCGGAAGAGGCTTTGCGGAAAAGTGATCTGTACCGTATCCCGCTCATCGATATTCCGGCCGAAATTCCCTATATTGATCTCACGCATTCCGTGATGGAAAACATCCTGAATCGTCAACTCGCCGTGATGCGTGGCGTCCATGAAATAAATCAGCAGTTTACCCATATGGTGCTGAACCGGCGTACGCCCGAGCTGGTCGTGCTGCTCGGAAAACTCCTGCATGGGGAAGTGGCGGTGCTGAATACAGAGGGTGAGGTGGTAAACAGTACCGCACATTTTACCGCCGAGAGAATCGCAGACAAACGGCCAATTCAGGTGAACAACCGAGCGGTCGGCTACGTGGCGCTGACCCGAATTGTCGATCAGCAGGACCGATTCGGCCAGATGTGTCTGGATCAGGCCGTGACGGTATTGGCGATAGAATTTACGATACGCCAATCTCTCCAGTTGCAGCGGGAACGGGAACAGGAGTCTTTTCTGGTAGAGCTGTTATCCGGAACAGCCGGTCAGGAGGAATTGCTGCGTTATCGGGCCAAACAGGTTGGCATCCCGCACGTTGGCCAGCAATACGTGATGATGATTGCTTTGAGTGATCCGAATTTGGACCAGCAGAAGAAAGAAGAGCTGCTGCTGACCTTATTGAACAAGATCAACCAAGGAGAGAAACCGTATCGAAAAGGTGTGTTGATTAACGATCAGTTAGCGGTTATCTGTGCAACGACGCAAACGGATGTCGCCGGACAGAGGGAAGAGGCCAAACACTATCTGGAAAACTGGATCGGCGGCACCATGGAGCAGGACGTTTACAAAGAATGGCGCTGCGGTCTGGGATGCATCCATGAAAAACTGGAGGATCTGCGTCTCAGCTACCGGGAAGCGAAACGGGCACTGCAGATAGGCAGTCTGATTCATCCTGCGCAGTCGGTGGTTCATTTCGAAGATATTCTGGTAGAGGATCTGCTCGAACAGACGAGAGATCATCCATCGCTCGTGTCTTTGTCCCGCAGATTTATCGTCCCCCTGGTCGCGTATGATCAGGAGTTCGGAACCGAGCTTTTGGCGACTTTGGAGTCCTTTTTGCGGACAGGCGGTCAAACCAAAAAGGTGGGGGAAGAGCTGTTTATCCATCGCAATTCGGTTTTGTACCGGCTGGAGCGAATTACAGAAATCCTGGGAGTCAATTTGCATGATGCCGAGACACGCTTCAGGCTGGATCTGGTCATGCGTGCCTGGAAGCTGAGGGGCTTGGCATCGGACGCGGAGGGTTTGTGA
- a CDS encoding ANTAR domain-containing response regulator, which produces MTQPKILLVDDEPIIRMDLREMLEGEGYLVVAEAKNGEEAVAQAHRHKPDLIIMDVKMPVLNGIKATNIIRSFSDCSILLLTAYSQRELVRDARKAGVTAYLVKPVSEEDLIPAVEIALSQKEKVAALKKDIHEIKQKMEDRKTIEKAKGLIMNHHALEEEVAYKWMQRISMQRRMPLVKLAEDILSGNQVYSPSV; this is translated from the coding sequence ATGACACAGCCGAAAATTTTGCTCGTTGACGATGAACCCATTATTCGCATGGATTTGCGGGAAATGCTGGAGGGGGAAGGGTATCTGGTCGTGGCGGAAGCCAAGAATGGGGAAGAGGCCGTAGCGCAAGCCCATCGGCACAAGCCGGATCTGATCATCATGGATGTGAAAATGCCCGTCCTCAATGGTATCAAGGCGACCAATATCATTCGTTCCTTTTCAGACTGTTCGATTCTGCTGCTCACGGCGTACAGTCAGCGGGAGCTGGTCCGGGATGCCCGCAAAGCAGGAGTGACGGCCTACCTGGTCAAACCGGTCTCTGAAGAAGACCTCATCCCGGCTGTGGAGATTGCATTGAGCCAAAAGGAAAAAGTAGCGGCACTCAAAAAAGACATTCATGAAATCAAACAGAAGATGGAGGATCGCAAAACCATCGAGAAGGCGAAAGGGCTCATCATGAACCACCACGCTCTTGAGGAAGAGGTCGCCTACAAATGGATGCAGCGTATCAGCATGCAGCGTCGCATGCCCCTGGTCAAGCTGGCGGAGGATATTCTCTCCGGCAACCAGGTGTACTCTCCGTCTGTGTAG
- a CDS encoding ethanolamine ammonia-lyase subunit EutB yields MLTKTTVLGQTYQFGSVKEIFAKANEEKSGDQLAGIAAQDARERIAAKQVLADLTLADIRNNPLLSPEEDEVSRVIEEGINEKIYNEIKNWSVAELREYILSHQTGESGIRRLSRGLTSEMIAATAKLMSNLDLITAAAKIRNITHCNIAIGQPGVLAARVQPNHPADNVQGIKAAIYEGLSYGIGDAVIGINPVIDTADSVKDILEMTKDVMQKWSIPTQNCVLAHVTTQMRAIRQGGPADLMFQSLAGSEKGNRAFGIDVDLLDEADDLMRREGTSTGPNFWYFETGQGSELSSEAHFDIDQVTLEARCYGLARKYNPFIVNTVVGFIGPEYLYDSKQVIRAGLEDHYMGKLHGLPMGCDVCYTNHMKVDQNDMDNLGILLAAAGVNFVIGVAMADDVMLNYQSTSFHDIAAFREVLGLRPAPAFESWLEKMGIMENGKLTSLAGDPTIFM; encoded by the coding sequence ATGCTGACAAAAACAACCGTTCTGGGGCAAACCTATCAATTTGGCAGCGTCAAAGAGATTTTCGCCAAGGCAAATGAAGAGAAATCAGGGGACCAGCTGGCGGGCATCGCCGCGCAGGATGCCCGGGAGCGGATAGCTGCCAAACAGGTGCTGGCTGATCTGACGCTGGCGGACATTCGCAACAATCCGCTGCTTTCTCCCGAGGAAGACGAAGTCTCGCGGGTGATTGAAGAAGGCATCAATGAGAAGATCTACAACGAAATCAAAAACTGGAGCGTAGCCGAGCTGCGTGAATACATTCTGAGCCATCAGACAGGAGAGAGTGGGATCAGGCGCCTCAGCCGCGGGCTGACCAGTGAGATGATCGCCGCGACGGCCAAGCTGATGTCCAATCTGGATTTGATCACGGCCGCGGCCAAGATCCGAAACATTACGCATTGCAACATCGCGATCGGCCAGCCGGGCGTGCTGGCAGCCCGGGTCCAGCCCAACCATCCGGCCGACAACGTGCAAGGCATCAAAGCGGCAATCTACGAGGGACTCAGCTACGGGATTGGCGATGCAGTCATTGGCATCAATCCGGTTATCGATACAGCGGACAGCGTAAAAGACATTTTGGAAATGACAAAAGATGTGATGCAGAAATGGAGCATTCCCACGCAAAACTGTGTCCTGGCGCATGTCACGACGCAGATGCGGGCGATTCGCCAGGGAGGACCGGCCGATCTGATGTTCCAGAGTTTGGCCGGATCGGAAAAAGGCAACCGCGCCTTCGGGATCGATGTGGATTTGCTCGATGAAGCTGACGACCTGATGCGTCGTGAAGGCACCTCGACAGGACCGAACTTCTGGTACTTTGAGACGGGACAGGGATCGGAGCTTTCCTCCGAAGCTCATTTTGACATAGATCAGGTGACGCTGGAGGCGCGCTGCTACGGTTTGGCCCGAAAATACAACCCGTTTATCGTCAATACCGTGGTTGGCTTTATCGGTCCGGAGTACTTGTATGACAGCAAACAGGTGATCCGCGCCGGTCTGGAGGATCACTATATGGGGAAATTGCACGGCCTGCCGATGGGCTGTGACGTCTGCTATACCAATCATATGAAGGTCGATCAAAATGACATGGACAATCTCGGGATTCTCTTGGCAGCGGCGGGTGTCAACTTTGTGATCGGGGTGGCGATGGCAGATGATGTCATGCTGAACTACCAGTCCACGAGCTTTCACGACATCGCAGCTTTCCGAGAGGTGCTTGGATTGAGACCAGCTCCCGCGTTTGAAAGCTGGCTGGAAAAAATGGGGATCATGGAAAACGGCAAACTGACTTCGCTCGCGGGCGACCCTACGATTTTTATGTAG
- the eutC gene encoding ethanolamine ammonia-lyase subunit EutC has translation MGQQLDYLVDQVLAQLEKRLGEMSGNASAAQGSAINPAGAERKTGTKAGSRAESVAESNAEHKAEGKTESDAERQFPSQAESTAESSSIEAVQTPLTADASASRAQIPHPKWQEGLQELLESTPARIGVWRTGVRPLTKTMLQLRRDHAAAVDAVYGEVDQAILEAFSLFSVETQYDNIENYLKRPDMGRIINEEGVRLIEERCQKRPQVQIIVSDGLSASAVDANLRDVLPSLYDSLKSYGLSWGTPFFVKGGRVASMDHIGEILQPEVLVLLIGERPGLVTAHSMSAYMCYRPRKGMVESERTVISNIHRQGTSPVEAGAHIGTILSKMLEQKASGVKLVL, from the coding sequence ATGGGACAACAGCTAGATTACCTGGTCGATCAGGTCCTGGCACAACTGGAAAAAAGGCTGGGCGAAATGAGCGGGAATGCGTCCGCAGCTCAGGGATCGGCGATCAATCCGGCGGGCGCTGAAAGGAAAACGGGAACGAAAGCGGGGAGCAGGGCCGAAAGTGTGGCGGAAAGTAACGCGGAACACAAAGCAGAAGGCAAAACGGAAAGCGACGCTGAACGACAATTCCCAAGCCAAGCAGAAAGCACGGCGGAAAGTTCTTCGATCGAAGCGGTACAAACGCCGCTTACGGCTGACGCATCAGCCTCGCGCGCACAGATCCCTCACCCGAAATGGCAGGAAGGCTTGCAGGAGCTGCTCGAGAGCACACCCGCCCGGATCGGGGTATGGAGGACTGGCGTCCGTCCGTTGACCAAAACCATGCTTCAGCTTCGCCGCGATCATGCGGCTGCTGTGGATGCTGTGTATGGCGAGGTCGATCAAGCGATTCTGGAAGCGTTCTCGTTGTTCTCGGTAGAGACCCAGTACGATAACATCGAAAATTACCTCAAGCGGCCTGACATGGGACGCATCATCAACGAGGAAGGGGTAAGGCTGATCGAGGAGCGCTGCCAGAAGCGCCCGCAGGTGCAAATCATCGTCTCGGACGGACTGAGTGCCAGTGCTGTCGATGCCAACCTGCGGGATGTACTGCCCTCCCTCTATGATTCTTTGAAAAGCTACGGCCTCAGCTGGGGGACGCCCTTCTTTGTCAAAGGGGGACGGGTGGCCAGCATGGATCACATCGGAGAAATCCTGCAGCCCGAGGTGCTGGTGCTTCTGATCGGGGAGCGTCCCGGCTTGGTAACGGCCCACTCGATGAGCGCCTACATGTGCTATCGCCCGCGCAAAGGGATGGTGGAATCGGAGCGCACTGTCATCTCCAATATCCATCGGCAGGGGACATCCCCCGTAGAGGCTGGCGCCCATATCGGAACGATACTGAGCAAAATGCTGGAGCAAAAAGCAAGCGGCGTGAAGCTGGTTTTATGA
- a CDS encoding EutP/PduV family microcompartment system protein codes for MKKRVMIIGAIQAGKSSLVKALFNDEQPARKTQALEYRDWLIDTPGEYSENPMYYRTLMATSLEAGAILMVQDATRERNYFPPGFSTGFPQPCIGVITKIDHSTADVSRAERFLRQSLGDAPVFATSSFTREGIAELIEHLKNMEIV; via the coding sequence ATGAAAAAACGGGTGATGATTATCGGAGCGATTCAGGCAGGCAAGTCTTCTCTGGTCAAAGCGCTGTTCAACGATGAGCAGCCGGCGAGAAAAACGCAGGCTTTGGAGTATCGTGACTGGCTGATCGACACGCCGGGTGAGTACAGTGAAAATCCGATGTATTACCGGACGCTGATGGCCACGTCGCTGGAGGCAGGAGCAATCCTGATGGTACAGGATGCTACGCGTGAGAGGAATTACTTTCCGCCCGGGTTTTCCACAGGTTTTCCCCAGCCGTGCATCGGAGTCATCACCAAGATCGATCATTCCACTGCCGATGTGTCCCGAGCAGAACGGTTTCTTCGCCAGTCACTCGGTGATGCGCCTGTGTTCGCCACTTCCTCCTTTACCCGGGAAGGCATTGCGGAGCTGATCGAGCACTTGAAAAATATGGAGATTGTCTAG